In the Symmachiella macrocystis genome, TTAAACACGATTTCCTTACGTGTCTCGGCATCGGGCGCCTCCATACGGCACACCATCCCGGACAGAAATCGTGTTTTCAATTCGTCGCTGAGCTTAGTGGATAACCGCGGATGTTTATTGCCGGTCAGCACAACTTGCCGGCCGTGGCTGACAAGTTGTTTGAACGTGTGCAAAAACTCCTCTTGGATGACCCGTTTGCCTTCAAAGAAATCAACGTCATCCACCAACAGAATATCCACCGAGCGAAAGCGTTGGCGAAAACTCGGTAGCGTGTGGTTGCGGAGTGCCTCGGTGAAATAATTCGCAAATGCCTCGGACGTGAGGTAAACGACTTGCAGTTCCCGATTTTCACGGCGCAAGCGGCGGTAGATCCCCTCCAACAAATGCGTCTTGCCGGTTCCCACGGGTCCGTGGAATAACAGCGGATTGAAATTGGCATCGGCCGAATCACAAATCTGATGTGCGGCGGTCAGGGCCAATTCGTTGCAGGGACCTTTAACGAAATCACTCAGATCGGAAAACCGTCGACCGCGTCGGCGTTCCGTCGGAGACTTCGTTTTCGGTTCGCGCTTCGGCTTGGGCGTCGAGGGCTGTTCGCCGTCGACGTCGTTGCTGCCGCCGCTATTTTGGATTAGGGCGCCGGCGACATCCGGATCGACTTCGAACCGAACCCGCACGGAGGGGCCCAACACCGATTGGGCGGCTTGCCGTACGGTGGATCGATATTTCTTTTGAAACCAGTCCGCTAAAAATGGACTGGCCACGCCGATCGTGATTTCATCGTCCTGGACCGTCAGCGACGTCTTGTCGGAGAACCATTGCTGATAGGCATGGTCGCCGACGGCTGTCGCCAACGCGCGCAGAATTTGCTCTTCGGCCGATGTGAACATCGGCGCGAACGCGATCGTATCGGGCTGCATCGTGCTACCCCCAAACGCGCACGTACTGCGATCCTCGCCTCCTTGGGAGGTTCTAAACGACGGCATCCGTTGCCAGAGCCTCTATCGTGTTGCGATAGGAGCGCAGTGTTGCTGCTGGATGTGAAGACTGTCACGACGAATCATGCACCATTCGATTCGCCGTCACGCTTATGGAAACTTACTCGGTGAAACGATCCTATCCGGACGGGCGCCGCTGTCAAACCAAAAAGCGAATCTTCTCAAGTCGATTTCGAATATGACTACGAAAAGGCGGAAACTCCCGTTCATTTTTCGGGACCGACGCAGTCAAAAAAACATGGCCCGCTAACAGCCGTGTGAAGAACCTGTCGACTATTTGCCGCGCAACTCAGGGCCGCATATGTAGGTGCAGCGCACGCGTTGCCAATGCCGAAAAACCCAACCGCTCGTAAGTTGCGGACGCATACCGGTTTCGGCTATCAACCGCCAAAAAGACTGTGTCCGCATCACTGCGCGGCAGCTTGGGTAACGCATCCAACAGCATCCGCCAGCCGAGTCCCTGCCCTCGGTAGGACGGTCCCACGCCCATATATACCAGTTCCCAAGCCCGTTGATCGGGATGTTCCGACAGCAACAAAACCCCCGCGTCGACGTTATCGATGCAATACAATCGCCAAGTCTCAGCCGCAAAGCGTCCCGCTGCTCGGTGCGACGCGAGTGCTTGCTCCGCTGTCCGTATGCCGTCCAGTTCGGGACAGTCCAACGTCGCCCGATAGGATTGCTCCAAGAGCGCCACAAACCGATCGTGCGTCCCCGTGCTGTAGACAACCGACTCCAGCGGCGGACGCGTCTCCTGCGGCCAACTGTGATCCAAATTGCGCTCCATAAACAACAGATCGGTCAAATACACGATGCCGTTGCGCGTGAGAAGTTTCCGCCCCGACAGGTCCTCCGGCTCTAAAATGGACTGTATGATCGTGACACCGGCTGCCTCCAAATGCCGGACGGCCGCAGCGACGAGCGCGTCGGCCATTTCGTCATCCCCATTCGCAACTTCGGGGGGCCAGACCGATGCCGTTTGCCCCGGTTGAATGACCGTAAGGATCGCGCCGACCGGTTCTTCGCTACGGTAGCCGATCAGCA is a window encoding:
- the dnaA gene encoding chromosomal replication initiator protein DnaA, whose product is MPSFRTSQGGEDRSTCAFGGSTMQPDTIAFAPMFTSAEEQILRALATAVGDHAYQQWFSDKTSLTVQDDEITIGVASPFLADWFQKKYRSTVRQAAQSVLGPSVRVRFEVDPDVAGALIQNSGGSNDVDGEQPSTPKPKREPKTKSPTERRRGRRFSDLSDFVKGPCNELALTAAHQICDSADANFNPLLFHGPVGTGKTHLLEGIYRRLRRENRELQVVYLTSEAFANYFTEALRNHTLPSFRQRFRSVDILLVDDVDFFEGKRVIQEEFLHTFKQLVSHGRQVVLTGNKHPRLSTKLSDELKTRFLSGMVCRMEAPDAETRKEIVFKKARRLSGQFSDEALNFVADRFRNNVRELEGALNCLQTYYCMTGKRVRLGTAQQVLADLERDCIRVIRMADVEEAVCNLFGIEAACLKSSKRGRTVSQPRMLAMYLARKHTHAAYSEIGGYFGGRNHSTVISAEKRVDALVTGSATIQVAAQNWRVQDILDTLEQQLRVS
- a CDS encoding GNAT family N-acetyltransferase codes for the protein MITIRPAVGPDVETAVRLLMQQVPVADRQLRVANALASAAHGELILDDLLIGYRSEEPVGAILTVIQPGQTASVWPPEVANGDDEMADALVAAAVRHLEAAGVTIIQSILEPEDLSGRKLLTRNGIVYLTDLLFMERNLDHSWPQETRPPLESVVYSTGTHDRFVALLEQSYRATLDCPELDGIRTAEQALASHRAAGRFAAETWRLYCIDNVDAGVLLLSEHPDQRAWELVYMGVGPSYRGQGLGWRMLLDALPKLPRSDADTVFLAVDSRNRYASATYERLGFSALATRALHLHMRP